In one window of Euwallacea similis isolate ESF13 chromosome 4, ESF131.1, whole genome shotgun sequence DNA:
- the mRpS18A gene encoding large ribosomal subunit protein mL66, whose protein sequence is MNLPLKLLHGNTLKTLLNLEVRLLTTTSALNIKEIKEVQNGKELVIYGENFSSVREPFLLKNTDPSKCPVCASGLDIKHTDVLILSQFLRSDGCMLPRRITGLCRMQQKRVGTLVTMAQKAGLMPNIGPAWSKKDPKTRYQWKRYNKYFDESTIKC, encoded by the exons atgaatttaccACTAAAACTCTTACATGGCAACACCCTTAAAACATTGTTAAACCTTGAAGTTCGTCTCCTCACAACCACATCTGCTCTTAATATCAAAGAAA TCAAAGAAGTTCAGAACGGCAAGGAATTGGTAATATATGGAGAAAACTTCTCTTCAGTTAGAGAACCCTTTCTCTTGAAAAATACTGATCCTTCAAAGTGCCCAGTTTGTGCATCAGGTTTAGATATAAAACATACCGATGTACTAATCCTTAGTCAGTTTTTGCGATCAGATGGTTGCATGCTGCCCCGAAGGATCACGGGATTGTGCAGAATGCAACAGAAGAGAGTAGGGACTCTAGTTACAATGGCTCAAAAAGCTGGTTTGATGCCAAATATTGGTCCTGCTTGGAGCAAAAAAGACCCCAAGACTCGATATCAGTGGAAgagatataataaatattttgatgagaGTActattaaatgttaa
- the mtTFB2 gene encoding dimethyladenosine transferase 2, mitochondrial — translation MLLKKILNSVFEKLRSPHKLGACQLCNHPEENSIQNVNSSLPQGKKIRKKRPPFIPNAKHLKEIDDFFTKNPNLQPYKDLLPKPIIEKKPYKPPDLLYLISPDIAKDVANHLTKRLLDKTQVIAESNPGLGLISKSLLQNGFTSIRLYEGNLEFQSYLLEQFQARKDQVKLFKKEFFRLYQYASLDKFDQQGRVQFMLEHLPKRDWLDDPFITVVGCLSKTSFLKFMIKSLVLQTKLSTYGRVELFLLTQKKHWDIFNTELNPRRFRPWNVLMNLFFEAELIDKYPRKFFLPWETSMDKEEPDEKRDPDHIYLIRTILKRDLPIESKDFAPFYCFMMHLYAWGGSSVIQTCEKWVPSCGEYLLFPRLEHKHYPGDLGIFTKFKELPMDEIIPIYKEMASHPNFLSSPFMDMIDQEWLKSETIETDLHDSQIKKTN, via the exons atgctccTCAAAAAGATTTTAAACAGTGTTTTTGAGAAACTTCGCAGTCCCCACAAGTTAGGTGCTTGTCAGCTATGCAACCACCctgaagaaaattcaattcaaaacGTAAATTCTTCACTCCCTCAGGGCAAAAAAATCCGCAAAAAGCGTCCTCCTTTTATCCCTAACGCtaaacatttaaaagaaatagacgatttttttaccaaaaaccCTAATTTGCAACCCTATAAGGACCTTCTACCCAAGcccataattgaaaaaaagccATATAAACCTCCAGATTTGCTTTACCTAATTTCTCCTGATATTGCCAAAGATGTAGCGAATCATCTGACCAAACGGCTCCTCGATAAAACCCAGGTCATTGCAGAATCCAACCCAGGTCTTGGCTTGATCAGTAAATCATTACTGCAGAATGGCTTCACCTCTATTCGACTCTATGAAGGGAACTTGGAATTCCAGAGCTACTTGTTG GAACAATTTCAAGCCAGGAAAGATCAAGTGAAGCTCTTCAAAAAGGAGTTTTTTAGATTGTATCAGTATGCTAGTTTGGACAAGTTTGACCAGCAGGGCAGGGTTCAGTTTATGCTTGAGCATCTTCCCAAAAGAGATTGGTTGGATGACCCTTTTATCACTGTAGTGGGATGTCTCAGTAAAACcagttttcttaaatttatgattaaATCTTTAGTTTTGCAAACTAAATTGTCCACATATGGGAGAGTCGAGTTATTTCTACTTACACAAAAAAAGCACTGGGAT ATATTTAACACTGAACTAAACCCTAGACGATTTAGGCCTTGGAATGTGCtaatgaatttgttttttgaagcTGAATTAATAGATAAATATCCCAGGAAATTTTTCCTCCCCTGGGAGACTTCAATGGATAAAGAAGAACCA GATGAAAAACGTGATCCTGATCATATTTACTTAATACGAACCATTTTGAAAAGAGACTTGCCTATTGAATCCAAGGATTTTGCTCCTTTTTATTGCTTCATGATGCACTTATATGCTTGGGGTGGTTCGAGTGTTATACAAACCTGCGA AAAATGGGTTCCCAGTTGCGGAGAATACCTTTTGTTCCCCAGATTGGAGCATAAACATTATCCTGGAGATTTAGGGATTTTTACCAAGTTTAAAGAGTTGCCAATGGACGAAATAATCCCAATTTACAAAGAAATGGCATCACACCCCAATTTTTTAAGTAGCCCTTTTATGGACATGATAGATCAAGAGTGGCTGAAGAGTGAGACTATAGAAACTGACTTACATGATtcacaaataaagaaaacaaactaA